A single genomic interval of Porphyromonas sp. oral taxon 275 harbors:
- a CDS encoding aminodeoxychorismate synthase component I translates to MSALLVPSPQVAQVLEQMNEASLRGEAFFFALDFELREALFELRPLEQPEPRYFFSLPGYSTASPAVPRRPRLDLVPTVEPLERYRERFAKVHRGLMYGDSFLVNLALRTPVELEATLEEVYVTSRADYRLLVPGRFVSFSPECFVRLEGERLSTYPMKGTIDARLPDAAERLHSDYKESCEHHTIVDLMRNDLSRVAERVRVERFKYLTELTTSRGPLLQMSSEVVGHIDRSALRLGDLLLELLPAGSISGAPKGATLELIRSAEGAPRGFYTGVWGYFDGEHLDTAVLIRYLEYEAETRRYYYRSGGGITINSQAEDEWRECLQKIYIPQ, encoded by the coding sequence ATGAGCGCCCTCCTTGTGCCCTCGCCCCAGGTCGCCCAGGTGCTGGAGCAGATGAATGAGGCCTCGCTACGCGGTGAGGCCTTCTTCTTTGCCCTGGACTTCGAGCTGCGGGAGGCGCTCTTCGAGTTGCGTCCCTTGGAGCAGCCCGAGCCGCGCTACTTCTTCTCCCTGCCAGGCTACAGCACGGCGAGCCCTGCCGTCCCTCGGCGCCCTAGGCTTGACCTCGTCCCGACGGTAGAGCCACTGGAGCGTTACCGCGAGCGCTTCGCGAAGGTACACAGAGGACTGATGTACGGGGATAGCTTCCTCGTGAACCTAGCGCTTAGGACGCCCGTCGAGCTCGAGGCCACGCTGGAGGAAGTCTACGTCACGAGCCGTGCGGACTACCGCCTCCTCGTGCCTGGGCGCTTCGTCTCCTTCTCCCCCGAGTGCTTCGTGCGCCTCGAGGGCGAGCGTCTCAGTACCTATCCGATGAAGGGCACGATCGACGCCCGCCTGCCTGATGCAGCGGAGCGCCTACACTCGGACTATAAGGAGAGCTGCGAGCACCATACCATCGTCGACCTGATGCGCAATGACCTGAGCCGTGTGGCCGAGCGGGTGCGGGTCGAGCGCTTCAAGTACCTCACCGAGCTCACGACCTCGCGCGGGCCGCTGCTGCAGATGAGCTCGGAGGTCGTCGGGCACATTGACCGCAGTGCGCTGAGGCTGGGGGATCTTCTGCTGGAGCTCCTGCCTGCGGGCTCCATCAGTGGCGCGCCCAAGGGGGCGACGCTGGAGCTCATCCGTAGCGCCGAGGGCGCGCCTCGCGGCTTCTATACGGGGGTGTGGGGTTACTTCGATGGGGAGCACCTGGATACAGCCGTCCTCATTCGCTACCTCGAGTACGAGGCGGAGACGAGGCGCTACTACTACCGCTCGGGCGGCGGCATCACCATCAACAGCCAGGCCGAGGACGAGTGGCGCGAATGCCTGCAGAAGATCTACATCCCACAGTAG
- a CDS encoding S1 RNA-binding domain-containing protein: MNSEPQALKTYQLGRVQRLPILRLVSIGAYLDGGIQDILLPLRYLPKDAKVGDEVEVFVYHDNEGRLIATTLRPLAQVGEVAFLRCASVSEAGAFMEWGIHRDLFVPFREQSSKMLLGYSYAVYLYVDQMSGKIVGSARLSKHLGGSPADYAPGSLVHCIVTEQHEEGYRCVIEGQHWGFVYTDAAPRMLRRGEQLEAYVVRVREDNKVDLSLRPVGYAKVDGAQERLLELLEQAGGQLTLGDKSPAEEILRQTGMSKKTFKMTLGALYKARRIELSPTSVRLSKEGKR, encoded by the coding sequence ATGAATAGTGAGCCCCAAGCGCTGAAGACCTATCAGCTCGGGCGCGTGCAGCGCCTGCCCATCCTACGCCTTGTCTCCATAGGCGCCTACCTCGATGGCGGGATACAGGATATCCTCCTGCCGCTTAGGTATCTGCCCAAGGATGCAAAGGTGGGGGATGAGGTAGAGGTCTTCGTCTACCACGACAATGAAGGGCGCCTCATCGCCACGACGCTGCGCCCGCTGGCCCAGGTGGGCGAGGTGGCCTTCCTCCGCTGCGCCAGCGTATCCGAGGCGGGAGCCTTCATGGAGTGGGGCATACACCGTGATCTCTTCGTCCCCTTCCGTGAGCAGAGCAGCAAGATGCTCCTCGGCTACAGCTACGCCGTCTATCTCTACGTCGACCAGATGAGTGGGAAGATCGTCGGCTCGGCACGCCTCTCCAAGCACCTCGGCGGTAGCCCTGCGGACTACGCCCCCGGCTCGCTGGTGCACTGCATCGTCACCGAGCAGCACGAGGAGGGCTACCGCTGCGTCATTGAGGGGCAGCACTGGGGCTTCGTCTATACAGATGCGGCCCCGCGCATGCTTCGCCGTGGCGAGCAGCTCGAGGCCTACGTGGTGCGGGTACGAGAGGATAATAAGGTCGATCTATCGCTGCGTCCTGTGGGCTATGCCAAGGTGGACGGCGCTCAGGAGCGGCTCCTGGAGCTGCTGGAGCAGGCAGGCGGACAGCTGACCCTCGGGGATAAGAGCCCTGCCGAGGAGATCCTGCGGCAGACGGGCATGAGTAAGAAGACCTTCAAGATGACTCTAGGGGCGCTCTACAAGGCACGCCGCATCGAGCTAAGCCCTACGTCGGTACGCCTCAGCAAGGAGGGTAAGCGATGA
- the prmC gene encoding peptide chain release factor N(5)-glutamine methyltransferase, with product MDTIHAYYTAAAEVLSPLYERSEAREIARRLLEDALGYSRSQLLVVDKDTLLPPHCRERLSQQLQALGSGRPLQYVLGYAPFLQHSLFVAPGVLIPRPETEELVELVLEEASKAGYRSFVDIGTGSGCIAYALAAELPELQAAYALELSEEALQVAARNFDALRAATGRSVQLYREDLFRLVQSAEGALPRGLDLIVSNPPYIHPEEAAAMSPQVLEHEPHLALFAPETSPIAYYLALARLVQQGYLRPGGSLWVELNPRYAEETLEAMRRIVGPEACTAELLRDLSGKLRFVHLHYSPQP from the coding sequence ATGGATACGATACATGCCTATTACACGGCAGCGGCCGAGGTCCTCAGCCCGCTCTACGAGCGCAGTGAGGCCCGAGAGATCGCACGGCGCCTCTTAGAGGACGCCCTGGGCTACTCCCGCTCGCAGCTGCTTGTCGTCGACAAAGATACGCTTTTGCCGCCCCACTGCCGGGAGCGCCTCTCCCAGCAGCTCCAGGCGCTGGGCTCGGGACGCCCCCTGCAGTACGTCCTCGGCTACGCGCCTTTCCTCCAGCACAGCCTCTTCGTAGCCCCAGGGGTGCTCATCCCGCGCCCCGAGACGGAGGAGCTCGTGGAGCTCGTCCTCGAGGAGGCATCTAAAGCGGGCTACCGCAGCTTCGTAGACATCGGTACGGGCAGCGGCTGTATCGCCTACGCGCTAGCTGCAGAGCTACCTGAGCTGCAGGCCGCCTATGCCCTTGAGCTCTCGGAGGAGGCGCTGCAGGTCGCCGCGCGCAACTTCGACGCCCTCCGAGCCGCCACGGGGCGCAGCGTACAGCTCTATAGGGAAGACCTCTTCCGCCTCGTCCAGAGCGCAGAGGGCGCCCTACCCCGAGGCCTCGACCTCATCGTCAGCAATCCCCCCTACATTCACCCCGAGGAGGCCGCCGCCATGAGCCCGCAGGTGCTGGAGCACGAGCCGCACCTGGCGCTCTTCGCCCCCGAGACGAGCCCCATAGCCTATTACCTAGCACTGGCCCGGCTCGTGCAGCAGGGCTACCTACGCCCTGGCGGCAGCCTCTGGGTAGAGCTCAACCCCCGCTACGCCGAGGAGACGCTGGAGGCCATGCGCCGTATCGTCGGGCCCGAGGCCTGCACGGCCGAGCTGCTCCGTGACCTCAGCGGCAAGCTCCGCTTCGTCCACCTCCACTACAGCCCACAGCCATGA
- a CDS encoding PDZ domain-containing protein, translating to MKKYRILSPLILSLTSALLALGSPSVLSAQQPELVYRLGLEQRPTSPTSWGQGAARITALQPESPATRAGLRVGDLLLSIDGVGTAGLSAREVDELLQRPTGKHLVTLRRLGQPKPETLLLIPEAKSRAARTERELARAYAAYSPEDQAEWPLSYQLSYQVQPGFDFATVRRYAFAPSSEQNRELDDALYSMIARQLQALGLQEDKAAPDLIIECYYELQPTASPRLDAAKPAQSLRYHPEEERVQLLPIIPEAGPDEGSYQVKLSVQMTRPTDPQRPVWLAETREGLSEPMTLKDFARYTLPVMLRPFPFAPSGSRQHFTARRSRYLYTGLHYALQDLGCVVEVEEASPAFATGLQPGDRILAINGHTLGDTDLTHLSEEHRRFVRETESYREAGPFGYWSPKAYGALRKAFASQPYSYLFAFRPYVSEDRGGLLTLEIERSGERYTLQLQPELRQESTLIPLDQ from the coding sequence ATGAAGAAGTATCGTATCCTCTCTCCCCTCATCCTTAGCCTCACCTCAGCACTCCTCGCCCTCGGCAGCCCCAGCGTCCTCAGCGCCCAGCAGCCCGAGCTCGTCTATCGCCTCGGTCTGGAGCAGCGCCCCACCAGCCCCACGAGCTGGGGGCAGGGCGCCGCACGCATCACGGCCCTACAGCCCGAGAGCCCCGCGACACGCGCTGGCCTTCGGGTCGGTGACCTCTTACTTAGTATTGATGGGGTGGGGACTGCGGGGCTTAGTGCCCGCGAGGTAGACGAACTGCTGCAGCGCCCCACGGGGAAGCACCTCGTGACGCTGCGCCGCCTCGGGCAGCCTAAGCCTGAGACCCTGCTCCTCATCCCTGAGGCGAAGAGTCGTGCGGCGCGTACCGAGCGTGAGCTGGCACGTGCCTATGCCGCCTACAGCCCCGAGGACCAGGCGGAGTGGCCGCTGAGCTATCAGCTGAGCTACCAGGTGCAGCCGGGCTTTGACTTCGCTACGGTGCGTCGCTATGCCTTCGCGCCCTCCAGCGAACAGAATAGGGAGCTGGACGATGCCCTCTACAGCATGATCGCCCGCCAGCTGCAGGCCCTCGGACTGCAGGAGGACAAGGCTGCGCCCGACCTCATCATCGAGTGCTACTACGAGCTGCAGCCTACGGCGAGCCCGCGCCTCGATGCTGCCAAGCCCGCCCAGAGCCTACGCTACCACCCCGAGGAGGAGCGCGTACAGCTCCTGCCCATCATCCCCGAGGCTGGGCCCGACGAGGGCAGCTATCAGGTCAAGCTCAGCGTGCAGATGACGCGCCCCACCGATCCGCAGCGCCCCGTATGGCTGGCCGAGACGCGCGAGGGGCTGAGTGAGCCGATGACGCTCAAGGACTTTGCCCGCTACACCCTGCCCGTGATGCTGCGCCCCTTCCCCTTCGCCCCTAGTGGCAGCCGCCAGCACTTCACGGCCCGCCGCTCCCGCTACCTCTATACGGGGCTGCACTACGCGCTCCAGGATCTAGGGTGTGTGGTGGAGGTAGAGGAGGCTTCGCCCGCCTTCGCGACAGGCCTGCAGCCAGGGGATCGCATCCTCGCGATCAACGGCCACACGCTAGGCGACACCGACCTCACGCACCTCTCCGAGGAGCATCGCCGCTTCGTGCGTGAGACCGAGAGCTACCGTGAGGCAGGGCCCTTCGGCTACTGGAGCCCCAAGGCCTACGGCGCGCTACGTAAGGCCTTCGCCAGCCAGCCCTACAGCTACCTCTTTGCCTTCCGCCCCTATGTGAGCGAGGATCGGGGAGGCCTGCTGACCCTAGAGATCGAGCGCTCGGGCGAGCGCTACACGCTCCAGCTGCAGCCCGAGCTGCGACAGGAGTCTACCCTCATTCCCTTAGATCAATAG
- the mnmA gene encoding tRNA 2-thiouridine(34) synthase MnmA, which yields MTLSQAIAPLQERLARSGIAEPRIAALVSGGVDSSVVVHLLCAAGYRPTLFYIQIGMEERGFADCSWEDDLEIVQHLARRYDCPLEVVSLHEEYWASVVQYTIDTVKKGLTPNPDMMCNKLIKFGCFEEKWGHDFDFIATGHYATTCYEGDQLYLSTAPDPVKDQTDFLAQINFAQVSKLLFPTGHLLKSEVRQLAEEAHLLSAKRKDSQGICFLGKVNYNEFIERALGTREGLIIERETGKVLGKHRGYWFHTIGQRKGLGLSGGPWFVVKKNIRRNIILVSQGYDPADQYGEHVVMEQCDFISLDPWSRAASLAAGTAVVVPPAERQPIAVSFKIRHTPEFTRGVLSYDPATGYRIDSTEPIQGIAPGQYAVVYSEDHHLCFGSGMITKGF from the coding sequence ATGACCCTAAGTCAGGCTATCGCGCCTCTACAAGAGCGCCTCGCACGAAGCGGGATCGCTGAGCCCCGCATCGCCGCCCTCGTCTCGGGCGGTGTGGACAGCTCGGTCGTCGTGCACCTGCTGTGCGCGGCGGGCTACCGCCCTACGCTCTTCTATATCCAGATCGGGATGGAGGAGCGCGGCTTCGCGGACTGCAGCTGGGAGGATGATCTAGAGATCGTCCAGCACCTGGCGCGCCGCTACGACTGTCCGCTGGAGGTCGTCTCGCTGCACGAGGAATACTGGGCGAGCGTGGTGCAGTACACGATAGACACGGTGAAGAAGGGGCTAACGCCCAATCCCGACATGATGTGCAATAAGCTCATCAAGTTCGGTTGCTTCGAGGAGAAGTGGGGGCATGACTTCGACTTCATCGCCACGGGGCACTATGCCACGACCTGCTACGAGGGCGATCAGCTCTACCTGAGTACGGCGCCCGACCCGGTGAAGGACCAGACGGACTTCCTGGCGCAGATCAACTTTGCCCAGGTCAGCAAGCTCCTCTTCCCCACGGGGCACCTCCTCAAGAGCGAGGTGCGGCAGCTGGCCGAGGAGGCGCATCTGCTGAGTGCCAAGCGTAAGGACAGCCAGGGGATCTGCTTCCTCGGGAAGGTCAACTATAATGAGTTCATCGAGCGCGCCCTCGGCACGCGCGAGGGGCTCATCATCGAGCGCGAGACGGGTAAGGTACTGGGCAAGCACCGCGGCTACTGGTTCCACACGATCGGCCAGCGCAAGGGGCTGGGGCTGAGCGGCGGGCCGTGGTTCGTCGTGAAGAAGAATATCCGCCGCAATATCATCCTCGTCAGCCAGGGCTACGACCCTGCCGACCAGTATGGTGAGCACGTGGTGATGGAGCAGTGCGACTTCATCAGCCTCGATCCCTGGAGCCGTGCGGCGAGCCTCGCGGCGGGGACGGCGGTCGTGGTGCCGCCTGCCGAGCGCCAGCCTATAGCCGTGAGCTTCAAGATCCGCCACACGCCCGAGTTCACCCGCGGCGTCCTCAGCTACGATCCCGCGACGGGCTACCGCATCGATAGCACCGAGCCCATTCAGGGCATTGCCCCAGGGCAGTATGCTGTCGTCTATTCGGAGGATCATCACCTCTGCTTCGGCAGCGGGATGATTACGAAGGGCTTCTAG
- the ribD gene encoding bifunctional diaminohydroxyphosphoribosylaminopyrimidine deaminase/5-amino-6-(5-phosphoribosylamino)uracil reductase RibD: MTEAQQYMRRALELAALGQGQTGTNPMVGAVLVHEGRIIGEGYHHSYGQPHAEVMAVRSVTEPELLGEATLYVTLEPCAHYGKTPPCAELICTVGIPRVVVATLDPFPEVSGRGIERLRRAGIEVTLGVLEAEARALNAPFFTAHTLHRPFVTLKWAQSFDAFMDAPRQDRSLAPVTFSSPLQQRSVHAARMEHEAILVGYRTALLDDPQLSNRLWYGRSPLRVVLDPQLQLPPELRLFSDAGAPTLIVHLEAARSRGREGVDETHLRYLALEGERIEPQQLLQRLYADYGIQSLLVEGGGATLQRFVDSGLYDALCIEVSAQHLGVGVPAPRLPR; this comes from the coding sequence ATGACAGAGGCGCAGCAGTATATGCGACGTGCGCTGGAGCTGGCAGCTCTAGGGCAGGGACAGACGGGGACCAATCCTATGGTGGGGGCGGTGCTCGTGCATGAGGGGCGTATCATCGGCGAGGGCTACCACCATAGCTACGGACAGCCGCATGCCGAGGTGATGGCCGTGCGTAGTGTCACCGAGCCCGAGCTCCTCGGGGAGGCGACGCTATACGTGACCCTCGAGCCCTGCGCACACTATGGCAAGACACCCCCCTGTGCCGAGCTCATCTGCACGGTGGGCATCCCGCGCGTGGTCGTGGCCACGCTCGACCCCTTCCCTGAGGTCTCTGGCCGCGGCATCGAGCGCCTGCGCCGTGCAGGCATCGAGGTGACGCTGGGCGTGCTGGAGGCCGAGGCACGGGCGCTCAATGCCCCCTTCTTCACCGCGCACACCCTGCACCGTCCCTTCGTCACGCTCAAGTGGGCGCAGAGCTTCGACGCCTTCATGGACGCTCCGCGTCAAGATCGCAGCCTCGCGCCCGTCACCTTCAGCTCCCCGCTGCAGCAGCGCTCGGTGCACGCCGCGCGTATGGAGCACGAGGCCATCCTCGTGGGCTACCGCACGGCGCTGCTGGATGATCCCCAGCTCTCCAACCGCCTGTGGTACGGCCGCTCGCCGCTGCGCGTGGTGCTCGACCCCCAGCTGCAGCTCCCTCCAGAGCTGCGCCTCTTCTCGGACGCAGGCGCCCCGACGCTCATCGTCCACCTGGAGGCTGCGCGCTCGCGCGGCCGTGAGGGGGTAGATGAGACGCACCTCCGCTACCTCGCCCTCGAGGGTGAGCGTATCGAGCCGCAGCAGCTCCTGCAGCGCCTCTATGCAGATTACGGCATCCAGTCGCTGCTGGTCGAGGGTGGAGGAGCAACCCTGCAGCGCTTCGTCGACAGCGGGCTCTACGACGCCCTCTGTATCGAGGTCTCGGCCCAGCACCTTGGGGTAGGCGTGCCCGCCCCGCGCCTCCCCCGCTAG
- a CDS encoding aminotransferase class IV, which translates to MPPCRYLETLGLRGEEAHALELHRDRVRRTLLHAGAAPEGHPLLEELVHERLVARLRAELGEGYRAEQLYRLSYSYDREGVQELRCLAYVPRRLERLVLWELPEGFDYSYKYADRSFFEAVQAELQQGELPLFVRPDGSLSDTSYTNIVLWTAAGYRTPERPLLEGTERRRLLEAGRISTAPLGVADLSACRGVYLINAMMPLEAAPLLPPPELVIRRV; encoded by the coding sequence ATGCCCCCTTGCCGCTACCTCGAGACCCTAGGGCTGCGGGGCGAGGAGGCGCATGCCCTCGAGCTACACCGCGATCGGGTGCGCCGTACGCTGCTTCATGCTGGGGCGGCGCCCGAGGGGCATCCGCTCCTGGAGGAGCTTGTCCACGAGCGCCTCGTGGCGCGTCTTAGAGCAGAGCTAGGGGAGGGCTATCGCGCCGAGCAACTCTACCGCCTGAGCTATAGCTACGACCGCGAGGGGGTGCAGGAGCTGCGCTGCCTCGCCTACGTGCCTCGCAGGCTGGAGCGGCTCGTACTCTGGGAACTGCCTGAGGGCTTCGACTACAGCTATAAGTATGCCGATCGCAGCTTCTTCGAGGCCGTGCAGGCGGAGCTGCAGCAGGGGGAGCTACCGCTCTTCGTGCGCCCTGATGGGAGCCTAAGCGACACGAGCTATACCAATATCGTGCTGTGGACGGCGGCGGGCTATAGGACGCCCGAGCGCCCGCTGCTGGAGGGGACGGAGCGCAGGAGGCTCCTCGAGGCGGGGCGGATCAGTACCGCGCCGCTGGGGGTGGCCGACCTCTCGGCCTGCCGGGGCGTCTATCTGATCAATGCGATGATGCCGCTGGAGGCGGCACCGCTTCTCCCGCCGCCCGAGCTCGTCATACGGCGCGTATAG
- a CDS encoding ComF family protein, which translates to MSQPKEGAHEQQPRQEPSRSREQALPVGQAPQSRSALGRWARLSLGLALDLLYPRPCAICGRRLALSERCLCLECASRLPRYHEEHTCARERLLGSPLIRSLSALSIYHHDEDSHRLITALKYSGYRELAPFIIRTALSEGRLRPQRGDIDLILPVPIESQRLAYRGYNQAMLLAEALAQHYGCPARADYLGRYRGSHSQTTLHRQQRMLNAQRAFYLTKAALQQGVLQGQRVLLVDDLLTTGSTLHALCDLLEEAGVAEVHVFVAAVAIRAV; encoded by the coding sequence ATGAGCCAGCCTAAGGAGGGAGCCCACGAGCAGCAGCCGCGGCAAGAGCCATCAAGGTCGCGGGAGCAAGCGCTCCCAGTAGGGCAGGCGCCCCAGAGCCGCTCCGCCCTAGGCCGCTGGGCACGACTCAGCCTTGGCCTCGCCCTAGACCTCCTCTATCCGCGTCCCTGCGCGATCTGCGGGCGGCGCCTAGCCCTCAGCGAGCGCTGCCTCTGCCTCGAGTGCGCCAGCCGCCTGCCCCGCTACCATGAGGAGCATACCTGCGCCCGCGAGCGCCTCCTCGGCTCGCCCCTCATCCGCAGCCTCTCAGCCCTCTCCATCTACCACCATGACGAGGACAGCCACCGCCTGATCACGGCGCTCAAGTACTCAGGCTACCGCGAGCTCGCCCCCTTCATCATCCGCACGGCCCTCAGCGAGGGGCGCCTCCGCCCCCAGCGGGGCGACATCGACCTCATCCTCCCCGTCCCGATAGAGTCCCAGCGTCTCGCCTACCGCGGCTACAACCAAGCGATGCTGCTGGCCGAGGCGCTCGCCCAGCACTACGGCTGCCCCGCCCGTGCCGACTACCTAGGGCGCTACCGCGGGAGCCATTCGCAGACCACGCTCCACCGACAGCAGCGTATGCTCAATGCCCAGCGCGCCTTCTACCTAACTAAAGCGGCCCTGCAGCAAGGGGTGCTACAGGGCCAGCGTGTCCTCCTGGTGGACGACCTCCTGACGACGGGCTCGACGCTACACGCCCTCTGCGACCTACTGGAGGAGGCAGGCGTGGCGGAGGTGCACGTCTTCGTCGCCGCGGTGGCTATACGCGCCGTATGA
- a CDS encoding regulatory protein RecX, giving the protein MKQTELTPQEAYARLANYCAQAERSPSDLRRRMQRLELAEELQAELLTRLEAEGFVSGERFARAFVHDKHRFNGWGPRRLEHELRRHGIASSVIAAALEELEEETSAEDEEPRVLELLRTKQRSLPAGLERRKAFDRLMRFGLYRGYDYDEVREAITQLLDTDEPDWEED; this is encoded by the coding sequence ATGAAGCAGACCGAGCTCACCCCCCAGGAGGCCTACGCCCGTCTAGCCAACTACTGCGCCCAGGCTGAGCGCTCGCCGAGTGACCTACGCCGCCGCATGCAGCGCCTCGAGCTGGCGGAGGAGCTGCAGGCCGAGCTCCTCACGCGCCTCGAGGCTGAGGGCTTCGTGAGCGGCGAACGCTTCGCCCGCGCCTTCGTCCACGACAAGCACCGCTTCAACGGCTGGGGCCCGCGCCGCCTCGAGCACGAGCTACGCCGCCACGGCATCGCCTCCTCCGTGATCGCGGCGGCCCTCGAGGAGCTCGAGGAGGAGACAAGCGCCGAGGACGAGGAGCCCCGCGTCCTCGAGCTGCTGCGTACCAAGCAGCGCAGCCTCCCCGCAGGGCTGGAGCGCCGCAAGGCCTTCGACCGACTGATGCGCTTCGGCCTCTACCGCGGCTACGACTACGACGAAGTGCGGGAGGCCATCACCCAGCTCCTCGACACGGACGAGCCCGACTGGGAGGAGGACTAA
- a CDS encoding CinA family protein, translating to MGQESVLQRLREELERQQLTVATGESCTLGRVAASLGAPAGASGWLRGGILAYHPELKVSLLGVPERLIAERHVVSEEVARAMARGAAERLGADLGLGTTGLAGPTGADETHPVGMICLGAWLRRPKGSPREVSLCLHLDGDRTANIEAAVEAMHQLAYSLITSDTSDATIYY from the coding sequence ATGGGACAGGAATCCGTGCTCCAGAGACTCCGTGAGGAGCTGGAGCGTCAGCAGCTGACCGTCGCCACGGGCGAGAGCTGCACGCTAGGTCGTGTAGCAGCTAGCCTAGGCGCACCCGCGGGTGCCTCGGGCTGGCTACGTGGAGGCATCCTCGCCTATCATCCCGAGCTCAAGGTCAGCCTCCTCGGGGTGCCCGAGCGCCTCATCGCCGAGCGCCATGTCGTCAGTGAGGAGGTCGCCCGCGCTATGGCCCGCGGCGCTGCCGAGCGACTCGGCGCCGACCTCGGGCTCGGTACTACGGGTCTGGCAGGCCCCACAGGAGCCGACGAGACCCACCCCGTAGGGATGATCTGCCTCGGCGCCTGGCTACGACGCCCCAAGGGCTCCCCGCGTGAGGTCTCGCTCTGCCTGCACCTAGACGGCGATCGCACCGCCAATATCGAGGCCGCCGTAGAGGCGATGCACCAGCTCGCCTACAGCCTCATCACCTCCGACACGTCCGACGCGACGATCTACTACTAA
- the tsaD gene encoding tRNA (adenosine(37)-N6)-threonylcarbamoyltransferase complex transferase subunit TsaD has product MKEEPIILGIESSCDDTSAAVLRGRQLLSNVIASQAVHAAYGGVVPELASRAHEQNIVPVVSEAIRRAGIRPDELDAIAFTRGPGLLGSLLVGTNFAKGLSLSLGIPMVEVNHLHAHVLAHFIEEEGEEHRSPSFPFLCLLVSGGNSQIILVRSASDMEIIGQTIDDAAGEAFDKCAKVMGLGYPGGPVVNRLANEGDPKAFAFSKPNIPGYDYSFSGLKTSFLYTLRDALAENPNFIEERKADLCASLQATVIDILMKKLRAAAKDLGIRQVAVAGGVSANTGLRAAFEDHACRYGWEIFIPKFAYTTDNAAMVAMNGYFSYLEGKRTELDAVPFARVTM; this is encoded by the coding sequence ATGAAAGAAGAACCCATTATATTAGGTATAGAGAGCTCCTGCGACGACACCTCGGCGGCCGTACTGCGCGGCCGTCAGCTGCTGAGCAATGTCATCGCCTCGCAGGCCGTACATGCGGCCTACGGCGGCGTCGTGCCCGAGCTCGCCTCCCGTGCCCACGAGCAGAACATCGTCCCCGTCGTCAGCGAGGCGATACGTCGCGCGGGCATTCGCCCCGATGAGCTCGATGCCATCGCCTTCACCCGCGGCCCCGGACTGCTGGGCTCGCTGCTGGTGGGGACCAACTTTGCCAAGGGGCTCAGCCTCTCCCTCGGTATCCCCATGGTCGAGGTCAACCACCTGCATGCCCACGTGCTGGCGCACTTCATCGAGGAGGAGGGCGAGGAGCATCGTAGCCCCAGCTTCCCCTTCCTCTGCCTCTTGGTCTCGGGGGGCAACTCGCAGATCATCCTCGTGCGCTCGGCCTCCGATATGGAGATCATCGGGCAGACTATAGACGATGCGGCGGGTGAGGCCTTCGATAAGTGCGCCAAGGTCATGGGCCTGGGCTACCCCGGAGGCCCCGTCGTCAATCGCCTGGCGAATGAGGGCGATCCCAAGGCCTTCGCCTTCAGCAAGCCCAACATCCCAGGCTATGACTATAGCTTCAGCGGGCTCAAGACCTCCTTCCTCTACACGCTGAGGGATGCGCTCGCGGAGAACCCCAACTTTATCGAGGAGCGCAAGGCCGACCTCTGCGCCTCGCTCCAGGCCACCGTCATCGATATCTTGATGAAGAAACTACGTGCCGCAGCCAAGGACCTCGGCATACGCCAGGTTGCCGTCGCCGGGGGCGTCTCGGCCAATACGGGGCTGCGTGCTGCCTTCGAGGATCATGCCTGCCGCTACGGCTGGGAGATCTTCATCCCGAAGTTCGCCTACACCACAGACAATGCTGCGATGGTGGCGATGAACGGGTACTTCAGCTACCTAGAGGGCAAGCGTACGGAGCTTGATGCCGTGCCCTTCGCCCGCGTGACCATGTAG